A stretch of DNA from Chloroflexota bacterium:
CGCGTGCGATTGAACGCACGCAAGCGTCTAACGTCCTCCACCAAAGGCATTGCCACCCATGAACAACAAAACGGCGGGACCCAACAAGACGATGAAGATAGACGGAAAGATCAAGAACGCGAGCGGGAACATCATTTTGACTGGCGCTTGCGCCGCCAGTTCTTCCGCGCGCTGACGCCGGCGAATCCGCATCTGTTCCGATTGAATGCGGAGCACCTTCGCCATGCTCACGCCGAGTTGATCGGCTTGCAACACTGCCGCGATAAAGTTGCTGAGGTCTTGCACGTCCGCGCGATTCGCCATATCGCGCAACGCCTCGCGCCGCAGTTTGCCCAAGCGAATTTCCGCGATCACGCGACCGAACGCGCGGCTCAACTCGTTTTCCGATTTCTCCGTGACTTTGGACATCGCCGCGTCGAAACCCAGACCGGCTTCCACGCTCACCGTGAGCAAATCGAGCGCATCGGGCAAGGCGCGTTCGATGTCGTGCTTGCGTTTCCCGATGCGAAAGGTCAGCCAGTACATCGGCAAGTAAAATCCCACGACCGCGCCGGCTAAAAGCATCAATGCTTTTTGCTCGACGCCCGCGTTCATCAAGAACGAGAGCGCGGTGAGAAACGTCGCCGTGAGAACGGACGCCAGACCGCGCACTCCCAGAAAATCGGCGGTGGACCAATTATTCGGATTGCCCGCCAAGTCGAGGCGGTGGCGCAAATCCGCCATATTTTTTTGCGGGGCGAAACGACTGACGAACGCCGCCATACCGCGAATCAACGGCATCGCCACGCGTTCGCTAAACGGCATCGAGAGTTCCATCTCTTGCAACGTGCGCGGGCGCGAACCGAACGCCTCGAGACGTTCTTGCTCCAGCGAGGGTTTGCTCGGCAAACTCAAACCGATGAAAATGATGAGGACGCTTAGACCCAGCATCACCGAAAAGAACAGTGCCATACGCTCTGCTCCTAGACTTCGAT
This window harbors:
- a CDS encoding type II secretion system F family protein; this translates as MALFFSVMLGLSVLIIFIGLSLPSKPSLEQERLEAFGSRPRTLQEMELSMPFSERVAMPLIRGMAAFVSRFAPQKNMADLRHRLDLAGNPNNWSTADFLGVRGLASVLTATFLTALSFLMNAGVEQKALMLLAGAVVGFYLPMYWLTFRIGKRKHDIERALPDALDLLTVSVEAGLGFDAAMSKVTEKSENELSRAFGRVIAEIRLGKLRREALRDMANRADVQDLSNFIAAVLQADQLGVSMAKVLRIQSEQMRIRRRQRAEELAAQAPVKMMFPLAFLIFPSIFIVLLGPAVLLFMGGNAFGGGR